One stretch of Sporocytophaga myxococcoides DSM 11118 DNA includes these proteins:
- a CDS encoding fibronectin type III domain-containing protein, with the protein MKKFLFFILCFWGIGIIHSKAQYSGISWSWNTKAFDSLFFKGSAAVENYTMPYRLLKPLTYNPIDQVTRYPMVIMLHGKGEGMSTDCSTQRGINICQLGWGGKMELDSVGKYPAFYVHPQTFGGGWSSSDGSGDYSVTPERPMAVLVELLDYLFRTYPVDINRVYIHGLSGGGQGVWEMLFRYPGLFAATSPHSATGNLYLAKNIIYNPIWTVQGQLDTNPRPENSIKMMDSLRKYGASPILTYDANTNKQVWPVVNNIAGNPLYTYVPNVGHDAWTTLYNSPVWLKWMFSQSKLKIKVWNNGDLGICQNVNDSRLLGISPGYEAYEWRKDGVVIANSNSNTYSATEPGAYSVRFKQKKYYYSGESVWTDWSEPANIIFKAPTAPVTITQFSSVVLPSLDGKTSVSLGAPTGYSYLWSTGATTQNVTISAAGSYTVKVTSPGGCQSEASAPVLVTVGNHPNTPTAPANLTAVGISTKKIKLFWEDKSDNENGFEIYHATTSGGPYIFRKVVPANTVTYEDDLLIQDKTYYYKIRAINNNGGSAYSLEKYGKTAQDNVIPTTPLNLAITAKTSTSVSLSWTASTDNYGLNKYLIYAGNTVIAEASASPFTVTNLNRDTYYAITVRAIDNAGLLSNPSNQVSFSTNLNGLDYSYYEGTWTVLPDFSTLTPVKTGSVTSFSLSPKVKSDYFGFRFTGYINITTAGTYTFYTNSDDGSKLYINNNLIVNNDGAHAPQERSGTVTLPVGKHAIKVDFFEIGGGEQCDVSYSGPGVSKMIIPSSVLFTGTSATASTPPAAITSLSAAAVSSSKIKVTWTNSAPNVNFELYRTNAGGTTNTLIYTGNALTFTDFGLSASTKYYYKVRSITANGEAAYPTIVNATTTAKPAAPSNPGSLVAQVLSYSQVKLTWTDSNNEDNFVIERAEFNSNNFTVIDNVPANTLTYTNTDLESNTSFYYRVRAQNDGGYSGYTSIVNAVTLINIPKVPTNLAADVKSVLKINLSWTDNATNEDGFILEKSSDINSGYVQLAALPANTTTYTDGGVEGATYYYRWKAYNAHDGISEYSAVLTVNVPQAPYAPNSGNWRIAAVEAADNGGDATFVTALKNKQDYLTKLTVAPGATRTVSVKLPAMTNDGMFVFNIENNIESVPVAAFTSDNSTNGVDGTWTAVASPYVSAFENDLQKFDIPQAYGGKWIRLSFTNNFTGNVLLKEFGLYQFSQTGRDNYFLICGASIEEAWGSHDEVKKEIEAAFPGQGYEPVIFNISVSGQNVGGLASTIDAILARHPHASYVFIHQGGNNVTPKRPLLYSDLYNSYTKNQFVAQFNKIAESIINAGKLPFFSRISYRDYKTDPKVNGGLNQEVGSLPFNILVDNLIKKYTPELYNFAEKKGRLDMYELTLNNQGLLTPYDGIHPLVGQTDKFIKNFVNTTVKYIYKGVWNTPTPYTEFVPNLQAKATTAVEAAEYSYKGIDWYSARILTEQIGNSSVRVPLLQRLEAIDTNYVPPVPTIANDLVASAISYNKISLTWSDAANNELGYELYRSSTPAGTYTKVLISDRNVASYSDSTLNQTTTYYYKLKGFNKGGSSVFSNVASATTLVKPFINTPPKFTAIVNPTVKEANTLVISIQTNDIDPDQITLKGYGIPSFATFVDDLNGKGRIIVNPGLTDAGTYNISLSSNDGQGGKDSISFVLTVTNNVTETTVYKVHTGGPALSTPPFDWAADTKEAPSPYLDPATQNLNQTFTFNAVNTTDAPNQLYSIYRYVQNNVPMQYNFPVASGYYKVKLYFWARVTGVGQRVMNVKLENTQMLTNFDVYAEGGNNPIMKTLYVNVTDGILDLDIVRVTGNSVISGVEIVKVEEPAPNHNPVIIPIADQILNIFNSVSVAINTSDADGDIASLSVSGLPSFAYFINNEDGTGSILFNPSVENVGNYVIVVNANDNKGGISTKAFTVNVSTTAPVNHNPIIQAIAPQSVTIPNVLAFGVSATDEDLDPLTLSVTGLPSFATFTDNGNGTGNVVVTPGTNNAGAYTLTLTAADNNGGIATQDFTVTINPAPNQNPVIAPLSPQTVTIPNALIVGLSATDADGDAITLSVSGLPLFATFTDNLNGTASIVLNPAVGNDGSYEVTLTATDSKGGIATQVISIVVNAAAVNNNPVIAAIAPQTVSIPNSLTIGVSATDADGDAITLSVSGLPSFATFTDNLNGTGSIVVNSTTGNEGAYEVSLTATDSKGGAATQVISIAVNAAAVNNNPVIAAVAPQTVTIPSSLTIGVSATDADGDAITFSVSGLPSFATFTDNLNG; encoded by the coding sequence ATGAAAAAATTTTTATTCTTCATCCTCTGTTTTTGGGGGATAGGTATTATCCATTCCAAGGCGCAGTATAGCGGAATTTCCTGGAGTTGGAATACAAAAGCGTTTGATTCTCTCTTCTTTAAAGGGTCAGCTGCGGTAGAAAATTATACAATGCCGTACAGATTATTGAAGCCTTTAACTTATAACCCAATAGATCAGGTAACGCGCTATCCAATGGTGATAATGTTACATGGAAAAGGTGAGGGGATGAGTACCGATTGCAGTACACAAAGAGGAATAAACATTTGTCAACTTGGTTGGGGTGGAAAAATGGAGCTGGATTCTGTAGGAAAGTATCCGGCTTTTTACGTTCATCCGCAAACGTTTGGAGGTGGTTGGTCTTCTTCTGATGGTAGTGGTGATTACTCTGTGACACCCGAAAGACCAATGGCCGTTTTGGTCGAACTTTTAGATTATCTGTTCAGAACTTATCCAGTAGATATAAATAGAGTATACATCCACGGATTATCTGGTGGTGGACAAGGTGTGTGGGAAATGTTATTCAGATATCCTGGCTTATTTGCTGCAACATCTCCTCATAGTGCTACAGGAAATTTATATTTAGCTAAAAATATCATTTATAATCCGATATGGACAGTTCAAGGGCAACTTGATACCAATCCTCGTCCTGAGAATTCGATTAAAATGATGGACTCATTAAGAAAATATGGAGCTTCTCCTATTCTTACTTATGATGCAAATACCAATAAGCAGGTTTGGCCTGTAGTCAATAACATAGCCGGAAACCCTCTATATACTTATGTACCCAATGTCGGTCACGATGCATGGACAACATTATATAATAGCCCGGTTTGGTTAAAGTGGATGTTTTCGCAAAGCAAACTTAAAATTAAAGTCTGGAACAATGGTGATTTAGGTATTTGTCAGAATGTGAATGATAGCAGATTGTTGGGTATTTCACCTGGATATGAAGCATATGAGTGGAGAAAGGATGGAGTTGTTATTGCTAATTCTAACTCTAATACATATTCAGCTACTGAACCTGGTGCTTATTCTGTAAGATTTAAACAGAAGAAATATTACTATAGTGGAGAAAGCGTTTGGACAGACTGGTCAGAACCAGCAAATATTATTTTTAAGGCTCCTACAGCTCCGGTAACTATTACTCAGTTTAGCAGTGTCGTTCTTCCATCTCTTGATGGTAAAACTTCCGTTTCACTAGGTGCTCCGACCGGATATTCATATTTGTGGTCAACAGGAGCAACGACTCAAAATGTTACAATTTCTGCAGCAGGTTCCTATACTGTAAAGGTTACCTCTCCTGGAGGATGCCAAAGTGAGGCTTCTGCACCAGTATTAGTGACAGTTGGAAATCATCCGAATACACCAACAGCACCTGCAAACCTTACAGCTGTTGGAATCTCTACTAAAAAGATCAAGCTTTTCTGGGAAGATAAATCCGATAATGAAAATGGATTTGAAATCTATCACGCAACAACTTCGGGCGGGCCATATATCTTCAGAAAAGTTGTTCCTGCCAATACAGTTACTTATGAAGATGATTTGCTTATTCAGGATAAAACCTATTACTATAAAATAAGAGCCATAAATAATAATGGAGGTTCTGCATACTCTTTAGAAAAATATGGAAAAACCGCTCAGGATAATGTTATCCCGACAACTCCTCTTAATTTAGCTATTACTGCTAAAACAAGTACAAGTGTAAGTTTAAGTTGGACCGCAAGCACAGATAATTATGGACTGAATAAATACCTTATTTACGCTGGTAATACTGTAATCGCAGAGGCAAGTGCATCTCCTTTTACGGTTACCAACCTTAATAGGGATACTTATTATGCAATCACTGTAAGAGCAATAGACAATGCAGGGTTGTTGTCAAATCCAAGTAATCAGGTTTCTTTCTCTACTAATCTTAATGGTTTAGATTATTCTTATTATGAAGGTACCTGGACTGTGCTTCCAGATTTCAGCACATTAACCCCTGTAAAGACAGGTTCTGTAACTTCATTCTCTTTATCTCCAAAAGTAAAATCTGATTATTTCGGATTTAGATTTACAGGATATATTAATATAACTACAGCCGGAACTTATACTTTTTATACAAATTCGGATGATGGTAGTAAACTTTATATCAACAATAATCTGATTGTTAATAATGACGGTGCTCATGCTCCGCAGGAAAGATCAGGAACTGTAACTTTACCTGTTGGTAAACATGCTATTAAAGTAGATTTCTTTGAAATAGGTGGTGGCGAACAATGTGATGTAAGTTATTCTGGTCCGGGTGTTTCCAAAATGATTATTCCAAGTTCTGTATTATTTACAGGAACAAGTGCTACAGCTTCCACACCTCCGGCAGCAATAACTTCTTTATCAGCAGCAGCCGTAAGTTCTTCTAAAATTAAAGTTACATGGACCAACTCGGCTCCAAATGTAAATTTTGAGTTGTATAGAACTAACGCTGGAGGAACGACAAATACACTTATTTATACAGGGAATGCATTGACCTTTACTGATTTCGGATTAAGTGCTTCGACAAAATATTACTACAAAGTAAGATCGATTACTGCGAATGGGGAAGCTGCTTATCCTACAATCGTGAATGCAACTACAACTGCCAAACCTGCAGCGCCTAGTAATCCAGGCTCTCTTGTAGCGCAAGTGTTATCTTATTCTCAGGTTAAATTGACTTGGACTGACTCAAATAATGAAGATAACTTTGTTATCGAAAGAGCCGAGTTTAATTCAAATAACTTCACAGTTATTGATAATGTTCCTGCAAATACTTTAACATATACCAATACTGATCTTGAATCTAATACTTCATTCTATTATCGTGTAAGAGCGCAGAATGACGGAGGTTATTCAGGATATACTTCTATTGTAAATGCGGTAACATTGATAAACATCCCTAAGGTTCCAACTAACCTTGCTGCGGACGTGAAATCTGTTTTGAAAATTAACCTTTCTTGGACGGATAATGCTACTAATGAGGATGGATTTATACTAGAGAAAAGTTCAGATATAAATTCCGGATACGTGCAGTTAGCTGCATTACCGGCAAATACAACTACCTATACTGACGGTGGTGTTGAAGGCGCAACTTATTACTACAGATGGAAGGCATATAATGCTCATGATGGAATTTCAGAATATTCTGCTGTGCTTACAGTAAATGTTCCTCAGGCTCCATATGCTCCTAATTCAGGTAACTGGAGAATTGCAGCTGTCGAAGCTGCAGATAATGGTGGAGATGCTACCTTTGTTACTGCACTTAAGAACAAACAAGATTATCTGACGAAACTTACAGTTGCACCGGGTGCTACAAGAACTGTCTCTGTTAAACTTCCTGCCATGACAAATGATGGTATGTTTGTATTTAACATAGAGAATAACATAGAGTCTGTACCAGTAGCAGCCTTTACGTCTGATAATTCAACAAACGGTGTGGATGGAACCTGGACAGCAGTTGCTAGTCCTTATGTATCAGCGTTTGAAAATGACCTTCAAAAGTTTGATATCCCTCAGGCTTATGGTGGAAAGTGGATCAGACTTTCATTTACTAATAATTTCACAGGAAATGTATTGCTGAAAGAATTCGGTCTGTATCAGTTTTCTCAAACAGGAAGAGACAATTATTTCTTAATCTGTGGTGCTTCTATAGAGGAAGCTTGGGGTAGCCATGATGAAGTGAAAAAAGAAATTGAAGCAGCATTTCCAGGTCAAGGTTATGAACCTGTGATATTCAATATTTCAGTTAGCGGTCAGAATGTAGGCGGATTGGCATCAACAATAGACGCTATTCTTGCCAGACATCCTCATGCTTCATATGTATTTATACATCAGGGAGGTAATAACGTTACACCTAAGAGACCTTTACTTTATTCCGACTTATACAACTCTTATACTAAGAATCAGTTTGTAGCTCAATTCAATAAGATCGCTGAATCAATTATAAACGCTGGAAAACTTCCTTTCTTCTCAAGAATTTCTTACCGCGATTATAAGACTGATCCTAAAGTTAATGGTGGTCTTAACCAGGAAGTAGGTTCGTTACCTTTTAACATTTTAGTAGATAACCTTATAAAGAAGTATACTCCTGAACTTTACAATTTCGCAGAGAAAAAGGGAAGATTGGATATGTACGAACTTACTCTTAATAATCAGGGGCTGCTTACTCCTTATGATGGAATTCACCCATTGGTCGGTCAAACTGATAAATTTATTAAGAACTTTGTAAACACAACTGTTAAATATATTTATAAAGGGGTATGGAATACACCAACTCCATATACTGAATTTGTACCAAACCTTCAGGCTAAAGCTACAACAGCTGTTGAAGCTGCTGAATATAGCTATAAAGGAATTGACTGGTACAGCGCAAGAATACTTACAGAGCAAATCGGAAATTCTTCTGTAAGGGTTCCATTGCTTCAGAGACTTGAGGCTATTGATACAAACTATGTACCTCCGGTACCTACAATTGCTAATGATCTGGTTGCATCTGCTATTTCATATAATAAGATCAGTTTGACATGGAGTGATGCAGCTAATAATGAGCTAGGATATGAATTATATAGATCTTCTACACCTGCAGGTACATATACTAAAGTTTTAATTTCAGATAGAAACGTTGCATCTTACTCTGATTCGACTTTGAATCAGACTACTACCTATTATTATAAACTAAAAGGGTTTAATAAGGGTGGATCTTCAGTATTTTCAAATGTAGCATCTGCTACTACATTGGTAAAACCATTTATCAATACACCTCCTAAATTTACAGCAATTGTTAACCCTACTGTGAAGGAAGCGAACACTTTAGTTATTTCGATTCAGACAAATGACATTGATCCGGATCAAATTACACTTAAAGGTTATGGAATTCCTTCATTTGCAACATTTGTTGATGACCTTAATGGTAAGGGAAGGATCATTGTAAATCCTGGATTAACTGATGCAGGAACTTACAATATCTCTTTGTCTTCTAATGATGGTCAAGGTGGAAAGGATAGTATATCTTTTGTTTTGACTGTTACTAATAACGTAACAGAGACAACTGTTTACAAAGTACATACTGGAGGACCTGCATTAAGTACACCTCCTTTTGACTGGGCTGCAGATACCAAAGAAGCTCCGTCTCCATATCTGGATCCGGCTACTCAGAATTTGAATCAGACGTTTACATTTAATGCAGTCAATACAACCGATGCACCTAATCAATTATATTCTATCTACAGATATGTTCAGAACAATGTTCCTATGCAATATAATTTCCCTGTTGCCAGCGGTTATTATAAAGTGAAGTTATATTTCTGGGCTAGAGTTACAGGCGTTGGACAAAGAGTGATGAACGTAAAGCTTGAAAACACTCAAATGTTAACAAACTTTGACGTTTATGCAGAAGGTGGAAATAATCCAATAATGAAAACTCTTTACGTAAATGTTACCGATGGTATTTTAGATCTTGATATTGTAAGAGTTACAGGTAACTCTGTTATTAGTGGAGTAGAAATAGTTAAAGTTGAAGAACCTGCTCCAAATCACAATCCTGTAATAATACCAATTGCTGATCAGATATTAAATATTTTCAATAGTGTAAGTGTTGCAATCAACACAAGCGACGCTGATGGTGATATTGCTTCTCTATCTGTTTCAGGACTCCCTTCTTTTGCTTATTTCATTAATAACGAAGATGGAACAGGAAGCATATTATTTAATCCTTCAGTAGAAAATGTAGGTAATTATGTTATAGTAGTTAATGCTAACGATAATAAGGGTGGAATATCAACTAAGGCGTTTACGGTAAATGTTAGTACAACCGCTCCGGTTAATCATAACCCAATAATTCAAGCCATTGCTCCACAAAGCGTGACAATTCCAAATGTTCTTGCCTTCGGGGTTTCTGCAACAGATGAGGATTTAGATCCTCTTACCCTTTCTGTTACAGGATTACCATCTTTTGCTACGTTTACAGATAATGGAAATGGAACAGGAAATGTAGTTGTTACCCCTGGTACGAATAATGCAGGAGCTTACACATTGACATTAACTGCTGCTGATAATAATGGTGGCATAGCTACTCAGGACTTTACAGTTACTATTAATCCTGCACCAAATCAGAACCCGGTTATTGCTCCGCTGTCACCTCAAACTGTAACGATACCAAATGCCCTTATTGTAGGTCTTTCTGCAACTGATGCCGATGGGGATGCAATTACCTTATCAGTAAGTGGGCTTCCTTTATTTGCAACCTTTACAGATAACTTAAATGGAACCGCATCTATCGTATTAAATCCAGCAGTGGGTAATGATGGTTCTTATGAGGTTACTTTAACTGCTACAGATAGCAAAGGTGGCATAGCTACTCAGGTTATATCAATAGTAGTAAATGCAGCTGCAGTTAACAATAATCCTGTCATTGCAGCAATTGCTCCTCAGACAGTTTCTATTCCTAACAGTCTTACAATAGGAGTTTCTGCAACTGATGCAGATGGAGATGCAATTACTTTATCAGTAAGTGGTCTTCCATCATTTGCAACCTTTACAGATAATTTAAATGGAACCGGATCTATTGTTGTAAATTCAACAACGGGGAATGAAGGTGCTTATGAGGTTTCCTTAACTGCTACAGATAGCAAAGGTGGCGCAGCTACTCAGGTTATATCAATAGCGGTAAATGCAGCTGCAGTTAACAATAATCCTGTCATTGCAGCAGTTGCTCCTCAGACAGTTACTATTCCAAGCAGTCTTACAATAGGAGTTTCAGCAACAGATGCAGATGGAGATGCAATTACTTTCTCAGTAAGTGGTCTTCCATCATTTGCAACCTTTACAGATAATTTAAATGGA
- a CDS encoding TolC family protein: MKRIFFLVLLVLSNLSFSQTINYNREFSAQDSLFEEQLVDIAWKNYPENEEFRLLLEKSRKEVYPEQMRFTRNLRLTYNFNNKVLGDGTISQKPIFGLGVSLAIGDLLLLPNTSKQAKRDVAIAETRLNTQRLSIRSEVLKRYYTYVLALDLLKLRTASFEDAALMNKIVKEKYKGGKATLNEFNEFDAIYNNKLEDLLTQRTQLAIAKSSLEELLAMKIENIPGYKEMLEQHK; encoded by the coding sequence ATGAAGAGGATATTTTTCTTGGTTTTGTTGGTGCTTTCAAATCTTTCGTTTAGTCAAACGATTAATTATAACAGAGAATTCTCTGCTCAGGATTCATTATTTGAAGAGCAGTTAGTTGATATTGCCTGGAAAAATTATCCGGAAAATGAAGAATTCAGGTTGCTTTTGGAAAAGAGCAGAAAAGAAGTATACCCAGAACAAATGCGCTTCACTCGAAATCTGAGACTTACTTATAATTTCAATAATAAAGTTTTGGGAGATGGTACTATAAGTCAAAAACCAATTTTTGGTTTGGGGGTAAGCTTAGCCATAGGTGATTTACTATTACTGCCGAATACATCCAAGCAGGCAAAAAGGGATGTTGCAATAGCGGAGACAAGACTTAATACTCAAAGGTTATCAATAAGAAGTGAAGTCCTGAAAAGATATTATACCTATGTACTTGCGCTCGATCTGCTTAAATTAAGAACTGCAAGTTTTGAAGATGCGGCCTTAATGAATAAAATAGTTAAGGAAAAGTATAAAGGTGGAAAAGCTACTTTAAATGAATTTAATGAATTTGATGCTATCTATAATAACAAATTAGAAGACTTATTAACTCAAAGAACTCAGCTGGCTATCGCCAAATCCTCTCTGGAAGAATTACTGGCAATGAAAATTGAAAATATTCCGGGCTATAAGGAAATGCTTGAGCAGCATAAGTAG
- a CDS encoding glycosyltransferase, with the protein MNRDLDIIFFALPRWDGNYSSTSYSLAKEFSKSNRVFYIDNPFTIKDFITQNRSPKIQTRKSALIFGKNIYKKVKGVSDNFTAVTPPLTIPNNFLPSGYFYDALSFANDKLISMTISRIIKDYDVKKYIFINSFNPFYVRQLPEKIRPLLKIYQTVDDIAQSGYTSKHGPRLEKNAVASADLTLATSQQLTKLMKVYSSDVHYLPNAADVELFKTAAFTKLDKPNELEGNNKKVIGYVGNLDKLRVDYLLLKKIAEFHKDKILLLVGPSKYETYKDFGLDKYPNVVITGGKKLEELPGYLQNINCAIIPFVCNDLTKSIYPLKVNEYLATGTPVVSSRFSDDINDFREAAYLADTHEDFLNKIEEAIKSDNEENRKFRIQFAEKNTWSARVNSFWEIVYPYIESK; encoded by the coding sequence ATGAATCGTGATTTAGATATTATCTTTTTTGCCCTTCCAAGATGGGATGGTAATTATTCATCAACTTCATATTCGCTAGCAAAGGAGTTTTCAAAAAGCAATCGGGTTTTTTATATTGACAATCCGTTTACCATAAAAGATTTTATAACACAAAATAGAAGCCCAAAAATTCAAACAAGAAAATCGGCTTTAATTTTTGGTAAAAACATATATAAAAAAGTTAAAGGGGTATCTGATAACTTTACAGCAGTTACACCTCCATTAACAATACCCAATAATTTTCTTCCTTCAGGATATTTTTATGATGCATTGTCATTCGCAAATGACAAGCTGATTTCTATGACCATATCCAGGATCATAAAGGATTATGATGTAAAGAAATATATCTTTATAAATTCCTTTAATCCATTTTATGTCAGACAACTTCCTGAAAAGATAAGGCCCTTACTAAAGATTTATCAAACTGTAGATGATATTGCTCAGAGTGGTTATACATCTAAGCATGGGCCAAGGTTAGAAAAGAATGCTGTCGCTTCTGCGGATCTTACACTAGCTACTTCTCAGCAATTGACAAAACTAATGAAGGTGTATTCTTCAGATGTGCATTACCTTCCTAATGCAGCGGATGTGGAATTATTCAAAACTGCCGCATTCACTAAACTAGATAAGCCGAATGAGTTGGAAGGTAATAACAAAAAAGTAATTGGTTATGTAGGTAACCTTGATAAGCTGAGAGTAGACTACTTGCTACTGAAAAAAATTGCAGAATTTCATAAGGATAAAATTCTGTTGCTTGTTGGTCCTAGTAAATATGAAACATATAAGGACTTCGGTCTGGATAAATATCCTAATGTTGTCATTACAGGAGGGAAAAAGCTGGAAGAATTGCCTGGCTATCTTCAAAACATTAATTGTGCTATCATTCCTTTCGTGTGCAATGATCTGACAAAAAGTATTTATCCTCTTAAAGTGAATGAATATCTGGCTACAGGAACACCAGTAGTTTCATCGAGGTTCTCTGATGATATCAACGACTTCAGAGAAGCAGCTTACCTTGCAGACACGCATGAAGACTTTCTGAACAAGATTGAAGAAGCTATAAAAAGCGACAATGAGGAAAATAGAAAGTTCAGAATTCAATTTGCTGAGAAAAATACATGGTCAGCAAGAGTAAATAGTTTTTGGGAAATCGTATACCCTTATATAGAAAGTAAATAA
- a CDS encoding O-antigen ligase family protein, with amino-acid sequence MMEGLLKEKLGEAKEWFTRKTIIEKFNNVPGYILLVFIALSFAFVVSKGGLLSGAVLLCLIVGVPVIFTCLFQLEIGVFIVLILSFFILTVLRFVNAPLGLTMDALIFFMFFGLFIKQTRERDWSFAQNPISYVILVWIFYNLIQVLNPGAASRLAWFYTIRSMAGIMVLFFIALYSFKTINHVSIFIKIWLFLSFLAGAYGIFQEVHGLMQFELDWIMEDELRYNLYYNWGRFRKFSFLNDPTTFGIVMGFSGLACFALLAGPFSDFKKILLTIAGGTMLVSMIYSGTRTAYALVPVGFMFFTLLTFRRNILIISGIVFFLGTLIIVSPIKSLGPLGSNSLTRIRSTFQFEEDPSYNVRAVNQKNIQPYIQTHPLGGGLGSVGVWGQRFSPNSPLSDFKPDSGYMRVAVEMGWIGLIINLCVFFTILKVGVKNYYSVKDPKIKAYLGMILTVVYSLIVANFPQQAITIYPTIVIFYVLIALLVKLKEFDGALKVG; translated from the coding sequence ATGATGGAAGGACTATTAAAAGAAAAGTTGGGTGAAGCAAAAGAATGGTTTACGAGAAAAACCATTATTGAAAAATTTAATAATGTACCAGGGTACATATTGCTGGTATTTATTGCCCTTTCATTTGCTTTCGTCGTCAGCAAAGGTGGCCTTTTATCAGGGGCGGTTTTGTTGTGTCTGATAGTTGGTGTGCCAGTGATTTTTACATGTCTTTTTCAACTTGAAATAGGGGTCTTTATAGTTTTAATACTCTCATTTTTCATATTAACAGTGCTTCGATTTGTCAATGCTCCATTAGGTTTAACAATGGATGCGTTGATTTTTTTTATGTTTTTTGGTCTTTTTATAAAACAAACCAGGGAACGCGACTGGAGCTTCGCTCAAAATCCAATTAGTTATGTGATCCTTGTCTGGATTTTCTATAACCTGATACAGGTGCTTAATCCTGGAGCTGCCTCCCGTCTGGCCTGGTTTTATACTATCAGAAGTATGGCGGGCATAATGGTATTGTTTTTTATTGCCTTATATTCCTTTAAAACAATCAATCATGTAAGCATCTTTATTAAGATCTGGCTGTTTTTGTCATTTCTTGCAGGAGCTTACGGAATATTTCAGGAAGTGCATGGTTTAATGCAGTTCGAGTTGGATTGGATCATGGAGGATGAATTGAGGTATAATTTATACTACAATTGGGGGCGTTTCAGGAAATTTTCCTTTCTCAATGATCCAACTACTTTTGGAATTGTAATGGGATTTTCAGGGCTGGCTTGCTTTGCTTTATTGGCAGGGCCCTTTTCTGATTTTAAAAAGATTTTATTGACAATAGCTGGAGGTACGATGCTCGTTTCAATGATTTATTCAGGGACAAGAACAGCCTATGCACTCGTACCCGTAGGTTTTATGTTTTTTACATTGTTAACATTCAGAAGAAATATATTAATCATTTCAGGAATAGTATTTTTTCTTGGCACTTTAATAATTGTTAGTCCGATTAAGAGTTTAGGGCCATTGGGATCCAACAGTCTTACCAGGATACGATCAACCTTTCAATTTGAAGAGGATCCTTCTTATAATGTTAGAGCTGTAAACCAAAAGAATATTCAACCTTACATCCAGACGCATCCCCTTGGTGGAGGCTTGGGAAGTGTAGGAGTTTGGGGGCAACGCTTTTCACCAAATTCGCCGTTATCAGACTTTAAACCAGATAGCGGATATATGAGAGTTGCAGTGGAAATGGGATGGATAGGCTTAATTATAAATCTATGTGTGTTTTTTACAATTTTAAAGGTTGGGGTCAAAAATTATTATAGTGTAAAAGATCCGAAGATAAAAGCATACCTTGGAATGATTTTGACAGTCGTATATAGTCTTATCGTTGCAAACTTTCCTCAACAGGCAATAACAATATATCCGACTATTGTTATTTTCTATGTGCTAATAGCACTTTTGGTGAAATTAAAAGAATTTGACGGAGCATTAAAAGTAGGATAA